One window of the Rhipicephalus sanguineus isolate Rsan-2018 chromosome 2, BIME_Rsan_1.4, whole genome shotgun sequence genome contains the following:
- the LOC119382984 gene encoding gamma-aminobutyric acid receptor alpha-like has translation MHKKVEDNNRESDMALTSQLLETLLDNYDSTQRPWHGVRPTSVTANMLIRSMGPISELDMEYSMDCYFRQRWTDQRLKFNGTINPISLHIKMLERIWKPDTYFHNGKGSYLHTITQPNKLLRIFRNGDVLYSMRLTIKARCPMQLQSFPMDRQSCPLTFGSYGYTADQLVYKWDSTLPVDLIPGLALSQFDLINYPYRNSTYIFNNGLFSVLHVNFNLQRHMGYFLIQVYVPCILIVVLSWVSFWINREATADRVGLGITTVLTLSTFGLDTRTDLPKVPYPTSLDWFVIMCFSFVIFTLLEFAGVHYFTKVGSGEFPLTDEEGEAVQQEGMVGDSDVEEDENVDLFVPLSSIEECTCRIRKDCDHVVETEPVSHRGPGRFVGYAAPPAPPPPPSSRLKHRVRPLQEDERLHGGLRRGSRRHHNRRRHHCCSQFINCMLGNERYRDEMRRRADRGATVNSVSQIDKVSRVLFPFSFIVINLFYWFSSGRDRPVGWDVQDNA, from the exons ATGCACAAGAAGGTCGAGGACAACAACCGCGAGTCGGACATGGCGCTCACCAGTCAGCTGCTGGAAACGCTGCTCGACAACTACGACAGCACCCAGAGGCCATGGCACGGAG TGAGGCCCACTAGCGTTACGGCTAACATGCTCATTCGAAGCATGGGGCCCATCTCGGAGCTCGACATG GAGTACTCGATGGACTGCTACTTCCGGCAGCGCTGGACCGATCAGAGGCTCAAGTTCAATGGCACCATCAACCCGATCAGCCTGCACATCAAGATGCTGGAGCGCATCTGGAAGCCCGACACCTACTTCCACAACGGCAAGGGCTCCTACCTGCACACCATCACGCAGCCAAACAAACTGCTGCGCATATTCCGAAACGGCGACGTGCTCTACTCTATGAG GCTGACGATTAAGGCCAGATGTCCCATGCAGCTTCAGAGCTTTCCGATGGACCGCCAGTCGTGCCCTTTGACATTTGGCAGCT ATGGTTACACAGCTGACCAACTCGTCTACAAATGGGATTCCACTCTTCCTGTGGACCTGATACCGGGGCTCGCGCTGTCGCAGTTCGACCTCATTAATTACCCCTACCGGAACTCAACGTACATCTTCAATAACG GCCTGTTCTCGGTACTTCACGTCAACTTCAATCTTCAACGGCATATGGGATACTTCCTAATCCAAGTCTACGTCCCCTGCATCCTAATTGTCGTGCTTTCGTGGGTCTCCTTCTGGATTAACAGAGAAGCCACTGCCGACAGAGTTGGTCTCG GTATCACCACTGTGCTGACGCTGTCCACTTTCGGCCTGGACACACGCACGGACCTTCCCAAGGTTCCCTACCCGACGTCCCTCGACTGGTTCGTCATCATGTGTTTCTCCTTCGTCATCTTCACTCTCCTGGAGTTCGCGGGTGTCCACTACTTTACCAAG GTCGGCAGCGGAGAGTTTCCCCTCACGGATGAAGAAGGAGAAGCCGTGCAACAAGAGGGCATGGTCGGCGACTCCGACGTTGAAGAAGATGAGAACGTGGACCTCTTCGTCCCTCTGTCCAGCATCGAGGAGTGCACGTGCAGAATTAGGAAA GACTGCGACCACGTCGTGGAGACAGAACCCGTGTCACACCGAGGTCCGGGCCGTTTCGTGGGCTACGCAGCTCCACCGGCGCCGCCTCCGCCGCCCTCTTCGCGACTCAAGCACAGGGTCCGACCTCTGCAGGAGGACGAGAGATTGCACGGCGGTCTCCGGCGCGGCAGCCGCCGCCATCACAACCGACGCCGCCACCACTGCTGCTCACAGTTCATCAACTGCATGCTGGGCAACGAGCGGTACCGAGATGAAATGCGCCGCCGCGCCGACCGCGGTGCCACCGTAAACAGCGTCTCGCAGATCGACAAG